One window of the Candidatus Margulisiibacteriota bacterium genome contains the following:
- a CDS encoding DUF1015 domain-containing protein, translating to MVRIFPFRGIFYNTKKIKHLSKVTSPPYDIISPEQQGELYKLSDFNFVRMILGKEFSGDGPYNNRYVRAAAFLDGWLRHKIMLQDDEPAFYLYEQIFSCQGKKYVRIGFFGILRLEDSGRAKVHPHEETYPKAKLDRLNLMRATHANLDSVFSFYSDPKEKIIKTLKPFMKRKPLLEVRDRDNVVHRVWRVDKKAAISRIMLEMKDKPAFIADGHHRFEAAIRYKNELKLRNTKFSEDESYNHVLMYFTPIEGKGLAVLPIHRVISNVAYFDSLHFEQDLASYYDVVPYPAGKKSSEAVRKKLMKDLAKAGETKHAFGLYLGNYRYFLLTLRDEASIDEMVAEEKPKAWKHLDVTILHYTIFERLLNIANETEDKVTYFKNDLDAIKAADEPGANFAILLNGTKVEEIIAVAGELEKMPHKSTYFYPKLLSGLIVNRLEHGEKVK from the coding sequence ATGGTCAGGATCTTCCCTTTTCGGGGCATTTTCTACAATACAAAAAAGATCAAGCACCTCTCCAAAGTCACCTCCCCCCCCTATGACATCATCAGCCCGGAACAGCAGGGCGAGCTGTATAAGCTAAGCGATTTCAATTTTGTCCGGATGATCCTGGGGAAGGAATTCAGCGGCGACGGGCCGTATAACAACCGCTATGTCCGGGCGGCCGCCTTCCTCGACGGCTGGCTCCGCCACAAGATCATGCTCCAGGATGACGAGCCGGCCTTTTACCTTTATGAGCAGATCTTCAGTTGCCAGGGGAAAAAATACGTCCGGATCGGCTTTTTCGGTATCCTCCGCCTGGAGGACAGCGGCCGCGCCAAGGTCCATCCCCACGAGGAAACCTACCCCAAAGCCAAGCTCGACCGCCTCAATCTAATGAGAGCGACCCATGCCAATCTCGACTCGGTCTTCTCGTTCTACTCCGATCCGAAAGAGAAGATCATCAAGACCCTCAAACCCTTTATGAAGCGCAAGCCGCTACTCGAGGTCCGGGACCGCGACAATGTCGTCCACCGGGTCTGGCGGGTGGATAAAAAGGCCGCGATCAGCCGGATCATGCTGGAGATGAAAGACAAGCCGGCTTTCATCGCCGACGGCCATCATCGTTTCGAGGCGGCGATCCGCTACAAGAACGAGCTGAAGCTCCGCAACACCAAGTTCTCCGAAGACGAGTCTTATAACCATGTTTTAATGTATTTCACCCCGATCGAAGGGAAAGGTTTGGCGGTCCTGCCGATCCACCGGGTGATCAGCAATGTCGCCTATTTCGACTCGCTCCACTTTGAGCAAGATTTGGCTAGTTATTACGATGTTGTCCCCTACCCGGCCGGCAAAAAGAGCTCCGAAGCTGTGCGGAAAAAGCTGATGAAAGACCTGGCCAAGGCGGGTGAGACCAAACACGCGTTCGGCCTCTATCTGGGGAACTACCGCTACTTCCTGCTGACCTTGCGGGACGAGGCAAGCATTGACGAGATGGTCGCCGAGGAAAAGCCAAAGGCCTGGAAGCATCTGGACGTGACCATCCTCCACTACACCATCTTTGAGCGGCTGCTCAATATCGCTAACGAGACCGAGGACAAGGTCACCTACTTCAAGAACGACCTCGACGCGATCAAGGCGGCCGATGAGCCCGGGGCCAACTTCGCTATTCTCCTCAACGGGACGAAGGTCGAGGAGATCATTGCCGTGGCCGGCGAGCTGGAGAAAATGCCGCACAAGTCGACCTATTTTTACCCCAAGCTCCTCTCCGGCCTGATCGTTAACCGCTTAGAGCACGGCGAAAAAGTGAAGTGA
- a CDS encoding Maf family protein, which translates to MIILASASPRRRQLLRRLVKHFRVIPSRVDEGKITAANPPRLAEKTARAKCAEVADRYPTAVVIGADTIVVLGQTILGKPGSQKEASSMLTRLSGRTHLVITGLAVYDPSSGKINSTREITYVKMKKVGKTEIMAYVKSGRPLDKAGGYGIQEIEKIFIERIKGDYDNVVGLPLLTLQKLLKPILK; encoded by the coding sequence GTGATCATTCTCGCCTCCGCCTCACCCCGCCGCCGCCAATTACTTCGCCGGCTGGTCAAACATTTCCGGGTCATCCCCAGCCGGGTCGATGAAGGGAAAATAACCGCGGCCAATCCTCCCCGCCTGGCCGAAAAGACCGCCCGCGCCAAGTGCGCCGAAGTGGCCGACCGTTACCCCACCGCAGTCGTCATCGGAGCAGATACGATCGTCGTCCTTGGCCAGACTATTCTGGGCAAACCAGGGAGCCAGAAAGAGGCCAGCTCCATGCTCACCCGGCTCTCCGGCCGGACCCACCTTGTCATTACCGGTCTGGCGGTCTACGACCCCTCAAGCGGCAAGATCAATTCAACGCGAGAGATCACTTATGTGAAGATGAAAAAGGTTGGTAAAACCGAAATAATGGCCTATGTCAAAAGCGGCCGGCCGCTGGATAAAGCGGGTGGTTATGGTATCCAGGAGATCGAGAAAATCTTCATCGAAAGAATAAAAGGCGATTATGACAATGTGGTCGGGCTACCCCTGCTGACCCTCCAGAAACTCCTCAAGCCAATATTGAAATAA
- a CDS encoding ORF6N domain-containing protein: protein MANIIPAERIEKAIYLIRGRKVMIDRDLAELYQVETKVLNQAVKRNQDRFPEGFMFQLSKKEKAEVVTICDHLKELKYSYRLPYVFTEQGVAMLSSVLNSKRAIQVNILIINTFVKLRELVSSHKDVLRKIEELEGKYDKQFKIVFDAIRALIIPTERSKKRIGFMVD from the coding sequence ATGGCAAATATTATTCCAGCGGAAAGGATTGAAAAGGCGATCTACTTAATAAGAGGGCGAAAAGTGATGATTGACAGAGATTTGGCTGAACTTTACCAGGTTGAAACTAAGGTCTTAAATCAAGCCGTTAAACGGAATCAAGATCGTTTCCCGGAGGGATTTATGTTCCAATTAAGCAAAAAGGAAAAAGCGGAGGTGGTCACAATTTGTGACCACCTCAAAGAGTTGAAATATTCTTATAGACTGCCTTATGTCTTTACGGAGCAGGGCGTGGCGATGCTTTCTTCCGTTCTAAATAGTAAGAGGGCAATACAAGTTAACATCTTAATAATTAATACATTTGTGAAGTTGCGCGAATTGGTGTCTTCTCATAAAGATGTTTTAAGAAAGATCGAGGAGCTGGAAGGAAAATATGACAAACAATTCAAGATTGTTTTTGATGCAATCAGAGCGCTAATAATTCCTACTGAAAGATCAAAAAAACGGATTGGATTTATGGTTGATTAA
- a CDS encoding DUF3276 family protein — protein METETKTESIGSKELFKRMVKAGRRTYFVSVRAAKNDTRYIMLTESRLVADNKFEKSSIMVFQNKLGELLNVLQEAALVVA, from the coding sequence ATGGAAACAGAAACGAAGACGGAGTCGATCGGAAGCAAAGAGTTGTTCAAACGGATGGTAAAAGCCGGGCGCCGGACCTATTTTGTGTCGGTCCGGGCGGCCAAGAACGATACCCGCTATATAATGCTGACCGAGAGCCGGCTGGTCGCGGATAACAAGTTTGAGAAGTCCAGCATCATGGTTTTTCAGAACAAACTGGGCGAACTGCTTAATGTCCTGCAGGAAGCCGCGCTGGTAGTGGCGTAA